In one window of Eretmochelys imbricata isolate rEreImb1 chromosome 21, rEreImb1.hap1, whole genome shotgun sequence DNA:
- the PRICKLE4 gene encoding prickle-like protein 4 yields the protein MSLPSPTWPQRDTPPCSGTLAGLAPTSSSDSDSGCALEEYLEPAADAAPAEVSSCFDSPSEDTVPAAIRSQLRIKSLLRQLPPQDCNDRYCPGLGGEDRRRLQAFSARRRQESLGQGFACLVPSARLCEKCGRRLNTGDLGVFASRLGDRSCWHPSCFVCHSCHQPLVDLIYFHQEGKIYCGRHHAEFFRPRCAACDQLIFTDECTEAEGRRWHPGHFCCLECDLPLAGQRYVMNGGRPCCCSCFESLYAELCQACGELIGVDSEQATHQGWHWHARASCFRCTLCQKPLRGQPVTSHHNLLYCSEACSLQKATGSSTASDSSDSAFVSAPSPDSTPVSRASSKGGRSAPGPGSAPPAPAMGGDSCQRRAEAEALCGSCHQAGMGGMVVRGTFGSFSFSFSPRSEMEDSPDQASTRPARRSQDGHGTAFQESSKGTPFPSVLSQAAADPPGQERSSTTLPSELGLNGPGALGDQLPGSTLARLPPGREAPRFRVSSSTDPSPAARQSPGPSLKDARPLYVMEEEDSWCPTCSSSSDSDSEQEGFFFGKPIPKAGPALPDRERSGLSRAAGRSKHLARLRGSRKHCSIS from the exons ATGTCCCTGCCGAGCCCTACATGGCCCCAGAGAGACACACCTCCCTGCAGTGGGACACTCGCCGGCCTCGCACCCACCTCCTCTTCGGACAGTGACTCCGGCTGCGCCCTGGAAGAGTACCTGGAGCCCGCAGCAGACGCTGCCCCAGCAGAG GTATCTTCGTGCTTCGACTCTCCCTCAGAGGACACGGTGCCTGCTGCCATCAGGAGCCAGCTCCGCATCAAATCTCTCCTTCGGCAGCTGCCCCCGCAGGACTGCAAT GACAGGTACTGCCCCGGCCTTGGGGGGGAGGACAGGAGGCGACTGCAAGCATTCAGCGCCCGTCGCAGGCAGGAGtcactggggcagggatttgcGTGCCTTGTGCCCTCTGCCCGCCTTTGTGAAAAG TGCGGCAGGAGGTTGAACACAGGGGACCTGGGGGTTTTTGCATCCAGGCTGGGAGACCGGTCCTGCTGGCATCCCTCCTGCTTTGTCTGCCACTCCTGCCACCAGCCTCTGGTCGACCTGATCTACTTCCACCAGGAGGGGAAGATCTACTGCGGCCGACACCACGCGGAGTTCTTCCGGCCACGCTGTGCCGCATGCGATCAG CTGATCTTCACAGACGAGTGCACGGAGGCCGAGGGCAGGCGCTGGCATCCGGGGCACTTCTGCTGCCTGGAGTGCGACCTGCCTCTTGCGGGGCAGAGGTACGTCATGAACGGCGgcagaccctgctgctgcagctgcttcgAGAGCCTCTACGCAGAGCTCTGCCAGGCCTGCGGCGAGCTCATCG GTGTGGACAGCGAGCAGGCCACTCACCAAGGCTGGCACTGGCATGCCCGGGCCTCTTGCTTCCGCTGCACCCTCTGCCAGAAACCGCTGCGAGGGCAGCCGGTCACGTCCCACCACAACCTCCTCTACTGCTCCGAGGCCTGCAGCTTGCAGAAGGCGACAGGGTCCTCCACAGCCTCGGACTCGTCCGACTCCGCCTTCGTCTCGGCTCCGTCTCCCGACTCGACGCCTGTCTCCCGGGCCAGCAGCAAGGGCGGCAGGAGCGCCCCAGGGCCAGGGAGTGCCCCTCCGGCTCCAGCAATGGGTGGCGATTCCTGTCAACGGAGGGCAGAGGCGGAGG CATTGTGCGGCAGTTGTCATCAAGCGGGGATGGGGGGCATGGTGGTGAGGGGCACATTTggatccttttctttctccttctcccctcGTTCAGAGATGGAGGACTCTCCAGATCAAGCCTCCACGCGCCCCGCACGCAGAAGCCAGGATGGCCACGGGACAGCATTCCAGGAGAGCAGTAAGGGAACTCCCTTCCCCAGTGTGCTGTCACAAGCAGCTGCCGATCCCCCGGGGCAGGAACGATCCTCCACCACCCTGCCCAGTGAACTGGGTCTGAATGGACCTGGGGCCTTGGGCGACCAGCTCCCAGGGAGCACGCTCGCAAGGCTTCCCCCAGGCCGGGAAGCTCCGCGCTTTAGAGTCAGTTCATCCACTGACCCCAGTCCGGCAGCACGACAGAGCCCGGGCCCATCGCTCAAGGATGCCCGCCCACTGTATGTCATGGAGGAAGAAGATTCCTGGTGCCCGACCTGCTCTTCCTCCTCGGACTCAGACTCGGAGCAGGAGGGCTTCTTCTTTGGGAAACCGATCCCGAAGGCTGGGCCAGCCCTCCCCGACAGGGAACGGAGCGGCCTTAGCAGGGCGGCAGGAAGGAGCAAGCACTTGGCCAGGCTGCGAGGAAGCCGCAAACACTGCAGCATTTCCTAG